A stretch of Prunus dulcis chromosome 6, ALMONDv2, whole genome shotgun sequence DNA encodes these proteins:
- the LOC117630818 gene encoding uncharacterized protein LOC117630818 yields MNNDFELDGKSGATVEVEEARARVSEGGAGSSKDEARVSTMEFDSGAPESEAGDSRVSRGGRSEEDRARVRVSPESDVWNVDKVMESKGSGIQLEKASVFVFHDDQEDVFDIGRVEIDEDYEKFDNENDEDDRADVEKDKSYEHRSLLSEFDEFVANEKSGVALGTSRALSYGFEVGDLVWGKVKSHPWWPGHIFNEAFASSQVRRTRREGHVLVAFFGDSSYGWFDPAELIPFDPHFAEKSLQTNHRTFVKAVEEAVDEANRRCGVGLACKCRNPYNFRATSVQGYFVVDVPDYEPGAVYSENQIKKVRDSFKPSEILSFLKQLAVLPHGDDQKSLNFNKNKATAFAFRKAVFEEYDETYAQAFGVHQGRSSRKLVAPVDPPRAPLSGPLVIAEVLGGRKNATKPMKVKDHSKKDKYVFKRRDEPSNLKTHLTSQGQASSSAPSAGLEGSIPLVDGDYTVQKRAPAVSTKTRVPAKHEQTDFISRSSTVSNTDVYGKEAVIIDQATANSSLTTQDVTNDAKPSLDKERGALQEVKDGGTSTECLDLFGEGTKQRTKDGTSQPLKQEGEGLVEIKCEESPKLSGSHENFQQPSSSLKKVEGGYELNQVRDGRGVGDPSSVEAKSSGGMKAIGGVKKAKVLKRRAEDLRTEDSMMGDNRKKKKKKQLGSEASFRNPQKPLISGKVHSLGSKVAGNSKDVGLAPREDIQVEHHKKDVVASNNSSETVGKFSIVGLGDVELELPQLVSDLQALALDPFHGFETNSPAIVRQFFLHFRSLVYQKSLVLSPPSETEPVEVRSSKSPSGVKASDISPTEQVRDLPFSKAAKPMFRSDDPTIAGRKRAPSDRQGDIAAKRSKKISDLKTLAAEKKASQRALESKRVEAKESAVPLLRRSIKPGFAKKTEPASKAVEPTMLVMKFPPKISLPSPAELKAKFARFGPMDQSGLRVFWKSATCRVVFLHKSDAQAALKFATANSSLFGNFSVRCQIREVGGPEVPDSGKGDNPSEIPRVKDSSVGQSLTAAMASALRQQQQALLPQSAVQLKSILKKSSGEEQGGQVTTGGNGNSKGTARVKFMLGGEESSRSTDQFMMAGNRNNFNNNNSSASFADGGAAAHSSSTSSIAMDFNTRNFQKVNAPPTFSSSPPILPPPLGPPLPPPQYAKPPHNKFPPHHSEMAPPRNSQHLNTPTAFPSAPSVDISHQMLSLLTRCNDVVANVKGLLGYVPYHPL; encoded by the exons ATGAACAACGATTTCGAATTGGACGGAAAATCAGGTGCCACTGTAGAGGTTGAGGAAGCTAGAGCTAGGGTTTCCGAAGGCGGTGCTGGTAGCTCAAAAGATGAAGCTAGGGTTTCAACAATGGAGTTCGATTCAGGAGCTCCGGAGAGCGAGGCTGGTGATTCTCGGGTTTCCAGAGGCGGAAGATCTGAGGAGGatagggctagggttagggttagTCCGGAGAGTGACGTTTGGAATGTAGATAAAGTGATGGAATCGAAGGGCTCTGGAATTCAGTTGGAAAAAGCGAGTGTCTTTGTATTCCATGATGATCAGGAGGATGTATTTGACATTGGAAGGGTCGAAATCGACGAGGATTATGAAAAATTTGATAAtgaaaatgatgaagatgacCGTGCAGATGTGGAGAAGGATAAGTCTTATGAGCACCGGTCTTTGTTATCTGAGTTTGATGAGTTTGTGGCTAATGAGAAGAGTGGAGTAGCTCTTGGAACGTCGAGGGCACTTAGCTATGGGTTCGAAGTGGGTGATTTGGTGTGGGGAAAGGTAAAATCTCACCCATGGTGGCCGGGACACATATTTAACGAGGCATTTGCATCGTCTCAGGTGCGCCGGACACGAAGGGAAGGTCATGTGTTGGTGGCTTTCTTTGGTGATAGTAGCTATGGGTGGTTCGACCCAGCTGAGCTTATCCCATTTGATCCCCATTTTGCTGAGAAATCTCTGCAGACGAATCACAGAACCTTTGTGAAGGCTGTGGAAGAGGCTGTTGATGAGGCGAATCGCAGGTGTGGAGTTGGTTTGGCTTGTAAATGTAGGAACCCCTATAATTTCCGGGCCACAAGTGTGCAAGGGTACTTTGTTGTTGATGTGCCAGATTATGAGCCGGGAGCAGTTTATTCTGAGAATCAGATTAAGAAGGTGAGGGATAGTTTTAAGCCGAGTGAGATCTTGTCTTTCTTAAAGCAGTTGGCCGTGTTACCACACGGTGATGATCAGAAGAGCCTTAACTTTAATAAGAATAAGGCTACTGCATTTGCATTTCGTAAGGCTGTGTTTGAAGAGTATGATGAGACCTATGCTCAGGCATTCGGAGTGCATCAAGGACGCTCTTCTCGTAAACTAGTTGCCCCAGTGGACCCACCTCGAG CTCCCTTGAGTGGTCCATTGGTGATTGCTGAAGTTCTGGGTGGGCGGAAGAATGCCACGAAACCCATGAAAGTCAAGGATCATTCAAAGAAAGACAAATACGTTTTCAAACGGAGAGATGAACCCAGTAACTTGAAAACCCATCTAACTAGCCAGGGCCAAGCTAGTTCCTCAGCCCCATCTGCTGGCTTGGAGGGATCAATACCATTAGTAGATGGGGATTATACAGTACAGAAGAGGGCTCCAGCTGTCTCTACAAAGACTCGGGTTCCAGCAAAACATGAACAGACTGATTTTATCAGCCGCAGTTCTACAGTTTCAAATACAGATGTATATGGGAAAGAAGCTGTAATCATAGATCAGGCAACAGCAAACAGCTCTCTCACCACCCAAGATGTTACTAATGATGCAAAGCCATCTCTTGACAAAGAAAGAGGGGCTCTGCAGGAAGTAAAAGACGGAGGTACAAGCACAGAATGTCTTGATTTATTTGGGGAAGGGACCAAGCAACGTACAAAAGATGGTACATCACAACCCTTAAAGCAGGAAGGTGAGGGTTTGGTTGAGATTAAATGTGAAGAGAGTCCAAAATTGTCTGGATcacatgaaaattttcaacaacCTTCTAGTTCTTTGAAGAAAGTGGAAGGAGGTTATGAATTGAATCAAGTTCGCGATGGTCGTGGTGTTGGAGATCCTTCCTCAGTTGAGGCAAAGAGTTCAGGTGGGATGAAAGCTATTGGTGGAGTGAAAAAAGCAAAGGTTCTTAAACGGCGTGCAGAGGACTTGCGCACCGAAGACTCTATGATGGGGGAtaacaggaaaaagaaaaagaagaaacagtTAGGTTCTGAAGCAAGCTTCAGAAACCCACAGAAGCCTTTGATTTCTGGAAAGGTACATTCCTTGGGGAGTAAAGTTGCAGGAAATTCCAAGGATGTAGGTTTGGCTCCAAGAGAGGACATCCAGGTAGAACATCATAAGAAAGATGTTGTTGCCAGTAATAACTCGTCTGAAACTgttggaaaattttcaattgttgGCCTGGGAGATGTGGAGCTTGAACTACCACAACTGGTAAGTGATTTGCAAGCCCTTGCCCTTGATCCTTTTCATGGTTTTGAAACAAACAGCCCTGCAATTGTTCGGCAGTTCTTTCTGCACTTCCGGTCCCTTGTCTACCAGAAAAGCTTGGTTCTGTCACCACCCTCCGAGACTGAACCTGTTGAAGTTCGCTCCTCTAAATCTCCATCTGGTGTCAAAGCCTCTGACATATCGCCTACTGAGCAAGTCAGAGATTTGCCATTCTCAAAGGCAGCAAAACCCATGTTCAGATCCGACGACCCTACCATAGCCGGGCGGAAGCGTGCCCCATCTGACCGTCAAGGAGATATTGCAGCTAAGAGGTCCAAGAAAATTAGTGATCTGAAAACGTTGGCTGCAGAGAAGAAGGCCAGTCAGAGAGCTTTAGAATCCAAGCGTGTGGAGGCCAAAGAATCAGCAGTACCGCTTCTGCGAAGGTCAATCAAGCCAGGTTTTGCGAAGAAAACAGAGCCTGCATCAAAGGCAGTTGAACCCACAATGCTGGTGATGAAGTTCCCTCCCAAAATATCTCTCCCATCACCAGCAGAACTGAAGGCAAAGTTTGCACGATTTGGGCCTATGGATCAGTCCGGTCTCCGTGTCTTTTGGAAGTCCGCAACATGCCGGGTTGTCTTTCTGCACAAATCTGATGCACAAGCAGCATTGAAGTTTGCTACCGCAAACAGCTCACTTTTTGGCAACTTTAGTGTGAGGTGCCAAATTCGAGAAGTGGGTGGTCCTGAAGTTCCGGATTCCGGCAAGGGCGACAATCCCAGTGAGATTCCGCGGGTTAAGGATTCATCAGTGGGGCAGTCACTGACAGCAGCAATGGCATCTGCACTCAGACAGCAGCAGCAGGCTCTTCTTCCACAGAGTGCAGTCCAGCTCAAGTCGATTCTGAAGAAGTCGTCGGGCGAGGAGCAGGGAGGGCAGGTAACTACCGGTGGCAATGGAAATAGTAAAGGAACTGCACGTGTAAAATTCATGTTAGGTGGGGAAGAAAGTAGTAGAAGTACTGATCAATTCATGATGGCTGGTAATAGAAATAacttcaacaacaacaacagcagtGCTAGTTTTGCTGATGGTGGTGCTGCTGCACattcttcttctacttcttcTATTGCTATGGATTTTAATACTAGGAACTTTCAAAAGGTCAATGCTCCTCCAACTTTTTCATCATCGCCTCCTATACTTCCTCCTCCCCTTGGTCCTCCACTTCCTCCTCCTCAATATGCAAAGCCCCCGCATAATAAATTTCCACCACACCATTCAGAAATGGCACCACCCAGAAATAGTCAACATCTCAACACACCCACTGCATTTCCAAGTGCACCCAGCGTCGATATTTCACACCAGATGCTAAGCCTGTTGACTAGGTGCAACGATGTCGTAGCCAACGTCAAGGGTTTGCTTGGCTATGTGCCGTACCATCCTCTTTGA